The following are from one region of the Shinella sp. PSBB067 genome:
- a CDS encoding DMT family transporter encodes MNVLTKRMPPPAGLSVHAKGHEKLKGHLAMLLFAVLIAGSFSFGGLAARHMDAEPLTLWRYMLTIAVMAALAFGVFRVPAVWPRQAWRFLVLGGLIALYMLTMFMALEFTSPVSTGAVFTLMPLLSAAFALPVLGQKTKPGVLAGLVIAAGGAVWVIFRGDVAAILAFDIGAGEMIFFVGVVCHALYVPLIRRFDRGEPAVAFGFWVTAGATAWLVAPGIRGLVETDFSALPVVVYAAVAYLAVVTTAGTFLLLQYASMRLPASKVLGYGYLTPSFIILLEGLLGHGWASPPVLAGALVTACGLALMALLPD; translated from the coding sequence GTGAATGTCTTGACGAAGCGTATGCCGCCCCCGGCTGGCCTTTCCGTTCACGCCAAAGGCCATGAAAAGCTCAAGGGGCATCTTGCCATGCTGCTCTTCGCGGTGCTGATCGCCGGGTCCTTTTCCTTCGGCGGGCTCGCGGCGCGCCACATGGACGCCGAGCCGCTGACGCTCTGGCGCTACATGCTGACGATCGCCGTCATGGCGGCGCTCGCCTTCGGCGTCTTCCGTGTCCCGGCGGTCTGGCCGCGGCAGGCATGGCGCTTCCTCGTGCTCGGCGGCCTCATCGCCCTCTACATGCTGACCATGTTCATGGCGCTGGAATTCACGAGCCCCGTCTCCACCGGCGCCGTCTTCACCCTGATGCCGCTTCTCAGCGCCGCCTTCGCGCTGCCCGTGCTTGGCCAGAAGACGAAGCCGGGCGTGCTCGCCGGCCTCGTCATCGCGGCCGGCGGCGCCGTCTGGGTGATCTTCCGCGGCGATGTCGCGGCGATCCTTGCCTTCGACATCGGCGCCGGCGAGATGATCTTCTTCGTCGGCGTCGTCTGCCACGCGCTCTACGTGCCGCTGATCCGCCGCTTCGACCGCGGGGAACCGGCCGTCGCCTTCGGCTTCTGGGTCACGGCCGGCGCGACGGCCTGGCTGGTCGCGCCCGGTATCCGCGGGCTCGTCGAAACCGATTTTTCCGCCCTGCCCGTCGTCGTCTATGCCGCCGTCGCCTATCTTGCGGTCGTCACCACGGCCGGAACCTTCCTGCTCCTGCAATATGCCTCGATGCGCCTGCCGGCCTCCAAGGTGCTCGGCTACGGCTACCTGACGCCGAGCTTCATCATCCTTCTCGAGGGTCTTTTGGGCCACGGCTGGGCGAGCCCGCCGGTACTGGCGGGTGCGCTCGTCACGGCCTGCGGGCTGGCGCTGATGGCGCTTCTGCCGGACTGA
- a CDS encoding TetR family transcriptional regulator C-terminal domain-containing protein, which yields MALPRAARTQRRTRIQEAKEEQILEAALEVFSLHGFRGATVDQIAEVAGMSKPNLLYYFRTKEAMHRALITRVLDTWLDPLREFDAGGNPVSEIRSYIRRKLEMARDFPRESRLFANEILQGAPNIEDELKGPLKALVDEKAEVIRSWAKAGKIAQCDPYHLIFSIWSTTQHYADFDVQVRAVLGQDHSGEGRFEDAARFLEQLFVTGLNISEQPA from the coding sequence ATGGCATTACCGAGGGCGGCCAGGACTCAGCGGCGCACGCGCATTCAGGAAGCCAAGGAAGAGCAGATCCTCGAAGCGGCGCTGGAGGTCTTCTCGCTGCACGGCTTCCGCGGTGCGACGGTGGACCAGATCGCCGAGGTGGCCGGCATGTCCAAGCCGAACCTGCTCTATTATTTCCGCACCAAGGAGGCGATGCACCGGGCGCTGATCACCCGCGTGCTCGACACCTGGCTCGATCCGCTGCGCGAGTTCGATGCGGGCGGCAACCCGGTCTCGGAGATCCGCAGCTACATCCGGCGCAAGCTGGAGATGGCGCGCGATTTCCCGCGCGAAAGCCGGCTCTTCGCCAACGAGATCCTGCAGGGCGCGCCCAACATCGAGGACGAGTTGAAGGGGCCGCTGAAGGCGTTGGTGGACGAGAAGGCGGAGGTCATCCGCAGCTGGGCGAAGGCCGGCAAGATCGCGCAATGCGATCCCTATCACCTGATCTTCTCGATCTGGTCGACGACGCAGCATTATGCCGACTTCGACGTGCAGGTGCGTGCCGTCCTGGGGCAGGATCATTCCGGCGAGGGGCGCTTCGAGGATGCGGCGCGCTTTCTCGAACAGCTCTTCGTCACCGGGCTGAACATCAGCGAGCAGCCGGCGTGA
- a CDS encoding Zn-dependent hydrolase, translating into MAAPGENMRVNADRLWDSLMDMAKIGPGIAGGNNRQTLTDADAEGRRLFQTWCDEAGLTMGVDTMGNMFMTRAGTDPDALPVYVGSHLDTQPTGGKYDGVLGVLAGLEVVRSLNDLGIETKHPIVVTNWTNEEGARFAPAMLASGVFAGVHTQDYAYGRKDPEGKAFGDELKRIGWVGDEEVGARRMHAYFEYHIEQGPILEAEKKEIGVVTHCQGLWWLEFTLTGREAHTGSTPMAMRVNAGLAMARILEMVQTVAMENQPGAVGGVGQVFFSPNSRNVLPGKVVFTVDIRSPDQKKLDTMRARIEAEAPAICEALGVGCSVEAVGHFDPVTFDPTLVATVRKAAEDLGYSHMNIISGAGHDACWAAKVAPATMIMCPCVGGLSHNEAEDISKEWAAAGADVLLHAVIETAGIAE; encoded by the coding sequence ATGGCCGCACCCGGCGAGAACATGCGTGTCAACGCGGACCGCCTGTGGGATTCCCTCATGGACATGGCGAAGATCGGCCCCGGCATCGCCGGCGGCAACAATCGCCAGACGCTGACCGACGCCGACGCCGAGGGCCGGCGCCTCTTCCAGACATGGTGCGACGAGGCGGGCCTGACCATGGGCGTCGACACGATGGGCAACATGTTCATGACGCGCGCCGGCACCGACCCGGACGCCCTGCCCGTCTATGTCGGCTCGCATCTCGATACCCAGCCGACCGGCGGCAAATATGACGGCGTGCTCGGCGTGCTCGCCGGCCTTGAAGTCGTCCGTTCGCTGAACGACCTCGGCATCGAAACGAAGCACCCGATCGTCGTCACCAACTGGACGAACGAGGAAGGCGCCCGCTTCGCCCCCGCCATGCTCGCCTCCGGCGTCTTCGCCGGCGTGCACACGCAGGATTACGCCTATGGCCGCAAGGACCCGGAAGGAAAGGCCTTCGGCGACGAGCTGAAGCGCATCGGCTGGGTCGGCGACGAGGAAGTCGGCGCGCGCCGGATGCACGCCTACTTCGAATATCACATCGAGCAGGGACCGATCCTCGAAGCGGAGAAGAAGGAGATCGGCGTCGTCACCCACTGTCAGGGTCTGTGGTGGCTGGAATTCACGCTGACCGGCCGCGAGGCGCATACCGGCTCGACGCCAATGGCGATGCGCGTCAATGCCGGCCTTGCCATGGCGCGCATCCTCGAAATGGTGCAGACGGTCGCCATGGAGAACCAGCCGGGCGCCGTCGGCGGCGTCGGCCAGGTCTTCTTCTCGCCGAATTCACGCAACGTCCTGCCCGGCAAGGTCGTCTTCACCGTCGACATCCGCTCGCCCGACCAGAAGAAGCTCGACACCATGCGCGCCCGCATCGAGGCGGAAGCGCCTGCCATCTGCGAGGCGCTCGGTGTCGGCTGTTCCGTCGAGGCGGTCGGCCATTTCGACCCCGTCACCTTCGACCCGACGCTCGTCGCCACCGTCCGCAAGGCAGCGGAAGACCTCGGCTACAGCCACATGAACATCATCTCCGGCGCCGGCCACGACGCCTGCTGGGCCGCAAAGGTCGCCCCCGCCACGATGATCATGTGCCCCTGCGTCGGCGGCCTCTCCCACAACGAGGCGGAGGACATCTCGAAGGAATGGGCCGCCGCCGGCGCCGACGTGCTGCTCCACGCGGTGATCGAGACGGCGGGAATTGCGGAGTGA
- a CDS encoding endonuclease domain-containing protein, with protein sequence MFLVVNTPSSGPSGHLLPAGEKGRLGTTMSLDPSPHVLCRRGKKNGATSIPFSPAGRRWPEGSDEGVMPNANDITKRRSGKTGQARRLRRIETEEERLLWSDLRDRRLNGFKFSRQIPLGAYIVDFLCRDRHLIVEIDGFQHAESPSDELRTHRLNAFGYSLLRFWNHEVTRDRRAVLETILAALDGRMTERCHVARFYPAIPAETRKTGETT encoded by the coding sequence ATGTTTTTGGTGGTGAACACCCCCTCATCCGGCCCTTCGGGCCACCTTCTCCCCGCTGGGGAGAAGGGAAGGCTCGGCACGACCATGTCGCTTGATCCATCGCCGCATGTGCTGTGCCGCAGAGGGAAGAAAAACGGTGCCACAAGTATCCCCTTCTCCCCAGCGGGGAGAAGGTGGCCCGAAGGGTCGGATGAGGGGGTTATGCCGAACGCGAACGACATCACGAAACGACGCTCCGGCAAGACAGGCCAAGCCAGGCGACTGAGGCGGATCGAGACGGAAGAGGAGCGCCTTCTCTGGAGCGACCTCCGCGACCGCCGTCTCAACGGCTTCAAGTTCTCCAGACAAATACCGCTAGGAGCGTACATCGTCGATTTTCTCTGTCGCGACCGGCATCTCATCGTCGAAATCGATGGCTTTCAGCACGCTGAGAGTCCTTCCGACGAATTGCGGACCCATCGTCTTAACGCATTCGGCTATTCCCTCCTCCGCTTCTGGAATCATGAAGTGACCCGCGATCGGCGCGCAGTCCTCGAAACAATCCTTGCCGCGCTGGACGGTCGAATGACCGAGCGTTGTCATGTAGCGCGTTTCTACCCGGCCATTCCTGCCGAAACCCGGAAAACAGGGGAAACAACATGA
- the hydA gene encoding dihydropyrimidinase, with amino-acid sequence MSTVIKGGTIVTADLTYKADVKIEGGMIVEIGPDLSGDEVLDAAGCYVMPGGIDPHVHLEMPFMGTYSADDFESGTRAGLAGGTTMVVDFCLPDPGQSLLDALKRWDNKSTRANCDYSFHMSVTWWGEQVFDEMKTVVEEKGINTFKHFMAYKGALMVNDDEMFASFQRCAALGALPLVHAENGDVVAAMQAKLMDEGNNGPEGHAYSRPPSVEGEATNRAIIIADMAGAPLYVVHTSCEQSHEAIRRARQNGMRVYGEPLIQHLTLDESEYFDKDWDHAARRVMSPPFRNRQHQDSLWAGLASGSLQVVATDHCAFTTDQKRTGAGDFRKIPNGTGGLEDRMPMLWTHGVNTGRLTMNEFVAVTSTNIAKILNIYPRKGAILVGADADIVVWDPKRSKTISAKSQQSSIDYNVFEGKEVMGLPRYTLTRGVVAIEESTIRTREGHGQFVKREPFAAVNKALSTWKEITAPRKVERTGIPASGV; translated from the coding sequence ATGAGCACAGTCATCAAGGGCGGTACCATTGTCACCGCCGACCTGACCTACAAGGCGGACGTCAAGATCGAGGGCGGGATGATCGTCGAGATCGGGCCGGACCTTTCCGGCGACGAGGTGCTGGATGCGGCGGGCTGTTATGTCATGCCGGGCGGCATCGACCCGCACGTCCATCTCGAAATGCCCTTCATGGGCACCTATTCGGCCGACGATTTCGAAAGCGGCACGCGCGCCGGCCTTGCCGGCGGCACGACCATGGTGGTCGATTTCTGTCTGCCCGATCCCGGCCAGTCGCTGCTCGACGCGCTGAAGCGCTGGGACAACAAGTCGACCCGCGCCAACTGCGACTATTCCTTCCACATGTCCGTCACCTGGTGGGGCGAGCAGGTCTTCGACGAGATGAAGACCGTCGTCGAGGAAAAGGGCATCAACACCTTCAAGCACTTCATGGCCTACAAGGGCGCGCTGATGGTGAACGACGACGAGATGTTCGCCTCGTTCCAGCGCTGCGCCGCGCTCGGCGCGCTGCCGCTCGTCCATGCGGAGAACGGCGACGTCGTCGCCGCCATGCAGGCCAAGCTGATGGACGAGGGCAACAACGGGCCGGAGGGCCACGCCTATTCCCGCCCGCCCTCCGTCGAGGGCGAGGCGACGAACCGCGCCATCATCATCGCCGACATGGCGGGCGCCCCGCTCTATGTCGTGCACACCTCCTGCGAGCAGTCGCACGAGGCGATCCGCCGCGCCCGGCAGAACGGCATGCGCGTCTATGGCGAGCCGCTGATCCAGCACCTGACGCTCGACGAGAGCGAATATTTCGACAAGGACTGGGACCACGCCGCCCGCCGCGTCATGAGCCCGCCCTTCCGCAACCGGCAGCACCAGGACTCGCTCTGGGCCGGCCTTGCCAGCGGCTCGCTGCAGGTGGTGGCGACCGACCACTGCGCCTTCACGACCGATCAGAAGCGCACCGGCGCCGGCGATTTCCGCAAGATCCCCAACGGCACCGGCGGCCTCGAAGACCGCATGCCGATGCTGTGGACGCACGGCGTCAACACCGGCCGCCTCACCATGAACGAGTTCGTCGCCGTCACCTCCACCAATATCGCCAAGATCCTCAACATCTACCCGCGCAAGGGCGCGATCCTCGTCGGGGCCGACGCGGACATCGTCGTCTGGGATCCGAAGCGCAGCAAGACCATCTCGGCGAAGAGCCAGCAATCCTCCATCGACTACAATGTCTTCGAGGGCAAGGAAGTCATGGGCCTGCCGCGCTATACGCTGACGCGCGGCGTCGTCGCCATCGAGGAGAGCACCATCAGGACCCGCGAGGGGCACGGCCAGTTCGTCAAGCGCGAGCCCTTCGCCGCCGTCAACAAGGCGCTGTCGACCTGGAAGGAGATCACCGCGCCGCGCAAGGTGGAGCGCACCGGCATCCCGGCGAGCGGCGTCTGA
- a CDS encoding ABC transporter ATP-binding protein, whose amino-acid sequence MAPSDTVVAARDLGLTFQTADGPVTALTGVDLSVEKGDFVSFIGPSGCGKTTFLRVIADLEKPTSGTITVNGMTPEEARKRRAYGYVFQAAALYPWRTIEKNIALPLEIMGYSKADRKARIERTLDLVNLSGFGKKYPWQLSGGMQQRASIARALAFDADLLLMDEPFGALDEIVRDHLNEQLLKLWAATRKTICFVTHSIPEAVYLSTRIVVMSPRPGRVTDVIESPLPKERPLDIRESPEFLEIAHRVREGLRAGHSYEEHA is encoded by the coding sequence ATGGCCCCATCCGATACCGTCGTTGCAGCAAGAGACCTCGGCCTGACGTTCCAGACGGCCGATGGGCCCGTCACGGCCCTGACCGGCGTCGACCTTTCCGTGGAGAAGGGCGATTTCGTCTCCTTCATCGGGCCGTCCGGCTGCGGCAAGACGACGTTCCTGCGCGTCATCGCCGACCTCGAAAAGCCGACATCGGGCACGATCACCGTCAATGGCATGACCCCGGAGGAGGCGCGCAAACGCCGTGCCTACGGCTATGTCTTCCAGGCCGCCGCGCTCTATCCCTGGCGCACAATCGAGAAGAACATCGCCCTGCCGCTGGAAATCATGGGCTATTCCAAGGCGGACCGGAAGGCGCGCATCGAGCGCACGCTCGACCTCGTCAACCTCTCGGGTTTCGGCAAGAAATATCCCTGGCAGCTCTCCGGCGGCATGCAGCAGCGCGCCTCCATCGCCCGCGCGCTCGCCTTCGACGCCGACCTGCTCCTGATGGACGAGCCCTTCGGCGCGCTCGACGAGATCGTCCGCGACCATCTCAACGAGCAGCTCCTGAAGCTCTGGGCCGCGACCCGCAAGACCATCTGCTTCGTCACCCACTCCATCCCCGAGGCGGTCTATCTCTCGACGAGGATCGTCGTCATGAGCCCCCGCCCCGGCCGCGTCACCGACGTGATCGAATCCCCGCTGCCGAAGGAGCGCCCGCTCGACATTCGCGAGTCGCCCGAATTCCTGGAAATCGCACACCGCGTGCGCGAGGGGCTTCGCGCCGGCCACAGCTACGAGGAGCACGCCTGA
- a CDS encoding ABC transporter permease gives MEQASFLRDRLLPIGTVLLALLALWYVFAAVLNAPFERDTAARAGTTIGFMELLPKTMAQERPVLPAPHQVFAELWDTTVNKAITSRRSLVYHAWITLSATLLGFAMGAVLGILLAIAIVHNRAMDRSLMPWVIASQTIPILAIAPMIIVVLNAIGISGLMPKALISTYLSFFPVVVGMVKGLRSPEQIQLDLMHTYNASAAQTFWKLRWPASMPYLFTSLKVAIAISLVGAIVGELPTGAVAGLGARLLAGSYYGQTVQIWAALFMAAGVAALLVIIVGIAHNLVLKRMGARA, from the coding sequence ATGGAACAGGCAAGCTTCCTTCGTGACCGCCTGCTCCCGATAGGCACCGTCCTCCTCGCGCTCCTTGCCCTCTGGTACGTCTTCGCCGCCGTGCTCAACGCACCCTTCGAGCGCGACACGGCAGCCCGGGCCGGCACGACGATCGGCTTCATGGAGCTGCTGCCGAAGACCATGGCGCAGGAGCGCCCGGTCCTGCCCGCGCCGCACCAGGTCTTCGCCGAACTCTGGGACACGACCGTCAACAAGGCCATCACCTCCAGGCGCAGCCTCGTCTACCACGCCTGGATCACCCTTTCGGCCACGCTCCTCGGCTTTGCCATGGGCGCCGTGCTCGGCATCCTGCTCGCCATCGCCATCGTGCACAATCGCGCCATGGACCGCTCGCTGATGCCCTGGGTCATAGCCAGCCAGACCATCCCCATCCTCGCCATCGCGCCGATGATCATCGTGGTGCTGAACGCCATCGGCATATCGGGCCTGATGCCGAAGGCGCTGATCTCGACATACCTCTCCTTCTTCCCGGTCGTCGTCGGCATGGTGAAGGGATTGCGCAGCCCCGAGCAGATCCAGCTCGACCTGATGCACACCTACAATGCCTCCGCGGCGCAGACCTTCTGGAAACTGCGCTGGCCAGCATCCATGCCCTATCTCTTCACCTCGCTGAAGGTGGCGATCGCCATCTCGCTGGTCGGCGCCATCGTCGGGGAACTGCCGACGGGCGCCGTCGCCGGCCTCGGCGCGCGCCTCCTCGCCGGCTCCTACTACGGCCAGACGGTGCAGATCTGGGCGGCGCTCTTCATGGCGGCGGGCGTCGCCGCGCTGCTCGTCATCATCGTCGGCATCGCGCACAATCTCGTCCTCAAGCGCATGGGGGCACGGGCATGA
- a CDS encoding ABC transporter permease, with protein sequence MNASILIAAVVFWLAAWAFNEWLVRRKFLSPVADRAARLAVPLIFGATILVLWEGIVRGFNVPSVLLPPPSMIWTRLIGSVPTLWADFRQTFLKSVLVGYALGCGLGFLVAILIDRSPFLQKGLLPLGNFVSALPVIGVAPIMVMWFGFDWQSKVAVVVIMTFFPMLVNTVSGLAATSHMERDLMRTYAADWFQTLVKLRLPAAWPFIFNALKINSTLALIGAIVAEFFGTPIVGMGFRISTEVGRMNVDMVWAEIAVAAVAGSLFYGIVALIERVVTFWHPSVRGGQA encoded by the coding sequence ATGAATGCATCGATCCTGATAGCCGCCGTCGTCTTCTGGCTCGCCGCCTGGGCGTTCAACGAGTGGCTGGTGCGCCGGAAATTCCTGAGTCCCGTTGCCGACCGCGCCGCACGCCTCGCCGTGCCGCTGATCTTCGGCGCCACCATCCTCGTGCTCTGGGAAGGCATCGTCCGGGGCTTCAACGTCCCCTCCGTCCTGCTGCCGCCGCCGAGCATGATCTGGACGCGGCTCATCGGCTCCGTGCCGACGCTCTGGGCGGATTTCCGCCAGACCTTCCTGAAATCCGTGCTGGTCGGCTATGCGCTCGGCTGCGGCCTCGGCTTCCTCGTCGCCATCCTCATCGACCGCTCGCCCTTCCTGCAGAAGGGCCTGCTGCCGCTCGGCAATTTCGTCTCGGCCCTGCCGGTCATCGGCGTCGCGCCCATCATGGTCATGTGGTTCGGCTTCGACTGGCAGTCGAAGGTCGCCGTCGTCGTCATCATGACCTTCTTCCCCATGCTGGTGAACACCGTGTCCGGCCTTGCCGCCACCAGCCACATGGAGCGCGACCTGATGCGCACCTACGCCGCCGACTGGTTCCAGACGCTCGTCAAGCTGCGCCTGCCGGCCGCCTGGCCCTTCATCTTCAACGCGCTCAAGATCAACTCGACGCTGGCGCTCATCGGCGCCATCGTGGCCGAGTTCTTCGGAACGCCCATCGTCGGCATGGGTTTCCGCATCTCCACGGAAGTGGGCCGCATGAATGTCGACATGGTCTGGGCCGAAATCGCGGTCGCCGCGGTGGCTGGCTCCCTGTTCTACGGGATCGTCGCGCTTATCGAGCGTGTCGTCACGTTCTGGCATCCGTCTGTCCGCGGTGGACAGGCGTAA
- a CDS encoding ABC transporter substrate-binding protein, whose product MKTKIASLLMASAFSLAAFQAGAADKVVLQLKWVTQAQFGGYYVAKDKGFYEEEGLDVEIKPGGPDIAPAQVIAGGGADVIVDWMPSALATREKGVPLVNIAQPFKSSGMMLTCLKDSGVKGPDDFKGKTLGVWFFGNEYPFLSWMAHLKIPTEGGPDGVTVLKQGFNVDPLIQKQAACISTMTYNEYGQVLDAGIKPEDLVTFKYEDQGVATLEDGLYVLEDKLKDPAFKEKMVKFVRASMKGWKYAEEHPDEAAEIVLENDSTGAQTEAHQKFMMGEVSKLTAGSNGALDEADYKRTVESLLAGGSDPVISKEPEGAWTHEVTDEALK is encoded by the coding sequence ATGAAAACGAAGATCGCATCGCTGCTGATGGCAAGCGCCTTCTCGCTTGCCGCGTTCCAGGCCGGGGCCGCCGACAAGGTCGTCCTCCAGCTCAAATGGGTGACCCAGGCCCAGTTCGGCGGCTACTACGTCGCGAAGGACAAGGGCTTCTACGAGGAAGAGGGCCTCGACGTCGAGATCAAGCCGGGCGGCCCGGACATCGCCCCCGCGCAGGTGATCGCCGGCGGCGGCGCCGACGTCATCGTCGACTGGATGCCCTCGGCGCTCGCAACGCGCGAAAAGGGCGTGCCGCTCGTCAACATCGCCCAGCCCTTCAAGTCCTCCGGCATGATGCTGACCTGTCTGAAGGATTCCGGCGTCAAGGGCCCGGACGACTTCAAGGGCAAGACACTCGGCGTCTGGTTCTTCGGCAACGAATATCCGTTCCTCTCCTGGATGGCGCACCTGAAGATCCCGACCGAGGGCGGGCCGGATGGCGTGACCGTCCTCAAGCAGGGCTTCAACGTCGACCCGCTGATCCAGAAGCAGGCCGCCTGCATCTCCACCATGACCTACAACGAATACGGCCAGGTGCTCGATGCGGGCATCAAGCCGGAGGACCTCGTCACCTTCAAATACGAGGACCAGGGCGTCGCGACGCTGGAAGACGGTCTCTACGTGCTGGAGGACAAGCTCAAGGACCCGGCCTTCAAGGAGAAGATGGTCAAGTTCGTGCGCGCCTCCATGAAGGGCTGGAAATATGCCGAGGAGCACCCGGACGAGGCCGCCGAGATCGTCCTGGAGAACGACTCGACCGGCGCGCAGACCGAGGCGCACCAGAAGTTCATGATGGGCGAGGTCAGCAAGCTGACCGCCGGCTCCAACGGCGCCCTCGACGAGGCCGACTACAAGCGCACCGTCGAATCGCTGCTTGCCGGCGGTTCGGACCCGGTCATCTCCAAGGAGCCGGAAGGCGCCTGGACGCACGAGGTCACCGACGAGGCGCTCAAATAG
- a CDS encoding efflux RND transporter periplasmic adaptor subunit, protein MTAVPVLAFAADAATGEDAGQQQVQNLPAIVVTAAEKRPIVDRVIATGTVQAVEEVYVTPLVEGLSIRTLAADVGDRVEANGTLATLNDDALVLQKSQTEASLAKANAALAQIKAQLVEARANADEAVRVRDRAQRLVKSGSQSQANADQAVAAADAALARVNSAEQAIAVSEADIKVAQSQIDDIDLKLARTSVKSPVAGLVSARTAKIGAIASGASSPLFTVIRDGEIELKADVSEDAVLKLAPGQKATVTLAGGAARLTGAVRLVEPTLDAQSRLGRVYIRFDEPGKARAGMFANAEVVIEEREGITLPLSAITTADGRTVTRKVENGVVKLVPVETGIQDGQVIEIVSGLAAGDEVVAKAGAYVRDGDRINPVHGEQASATK, encoded by the coding sequence ATGACGGCCGTTCCGGTGCTCGCCTTCGCCGCCGATGCGGCAACGGGTGAAGATGCCGGGCAGCAACAGGTGCAGAACCTCCCCGCGATCGTCGTCACCGCCGCTGAAAAGCGCCCCATCGTGGACCGCGTGATCGCCACCGGCACCGTCCAGGCGGTCGAGGAGGTCTATGTCACCCCGCTCGTCGAAGGCCTTTCCATCCGCACGCTCGCCGCCGATGTCGGCGACCGGGTGGAAGCGAACGGCACGCTGGCGACGCTGAACGACGACGCGCTGGTCCTGCAGAAGAGCCAGACCGAGGCCTCGCTGGCCAAGGCGAATGCCGCCCTTGCCCAGATCAAGGCCCAACTCGTCGAGGCCAGGGCCAATGCGGACGAGGCCGTCCGCGTCCGCGACCGCGCCCAGCGTCTCGTCAAGTCCGGCTCGCAGTCGCAGGCCAATGCCGACCAGGCCGTCGCCGCCGCCGATGCCGCGCTGGCCCGCGTCAATTCCGCCGAGCAGGCGATCGCCGTTTCCGAGGCCGACATCAAGGTGGCGCAGTCACAGATCGACGACATCGACCTGAAACTTGCCCGCACCTCGGTCAAGTCGCCCGTCGCCGGCCTCGTTTCCGCCCGCACGGCGAAGATCGGCGCCATCGCCAGCGGCGCCTCCTCTCCGCTCTTCACCGTCATCCGCGACGGCGAGATCGAACTCAAGGCGGACGTTTCGGAGGATGCCGTCCTCAAGCTTGCGCCGGGGCAGAAGGCAACCGTCACGCTGGCAGGCGGCGCGGCACGGCTCACCGGCGCGGTGCGCCTGGTCGAACCGACCCTCGATGCGCAAAGCCGCCTCGGCCGCGTCTACATCCGCTTCGACGAACCGGGCAAGGCGCGCGCCGGCATGTTCGCCAATGCGGAGGTCGTCATTGAGGAAAGGGAGGGCATCACCCTGCCGCTTTCCGCCATCACGACGGCGGACGGCAGGACGGTGACCCGCAAGGTCGAGAACGGCGTGGTGAAACTGGTTCCGGTCGAGACCGGCATCCAAGACGGCCAGGTGATCGAGATCGTCAGCGGCCTTGCCGCAGGCGACGAGGTGGTCGCCAAGGCCGGCGCCTATGTCCGTGACGGCGACCGCATCAACCCGGTCCACGGCGAACAGGCTTCGGCCACGAAATGA